Proteins co-encoded in one Cercospora beticola chromosome 7, complete sequence genomic window:
- a CDS encoding uncharacterized protein (BUSCO:EOG09265KPR): MGKRKAAKREGPKKKKEPLATQFKCVFCNHESSVTVKIDKKLGLGNLSCKSCGQGFQTSTTYLSSPVDVYSDWIDACEAVAKNTADTALPASSMHQPHITASSRAGLAPGEKYTDEDAGFIDDDDADAEADYEGD, translated from the exons ATG GGCAAACGCAAAGCAGCCAAGCGCGAGGGgcccaagaagaag aaagaaCCACTTGCGACGCAATTCAAATGCGTCTTCTGCAACCATGAGAGCTCTGTCACCGTGAAAATTGACAAGAAGCTGGGCCTGGGCAATTTGAGCTGCAAGTCCTGCGGCCAGGGCTTTCAGACGAGCACAACGT ATTTGAGCTCACCCGTCGACGTCTACTCCGACTGGATCGATGCTTGCGAAGCCGTTGCGAAGAATACCGCCGACACCGCGCTGCCTGCGTCTTCGATGCACCAACCACATATCACGGCCTCCTCACGCGCCGGCCTCGCACCTGGAGAGAAATATACAGATGAAGATGCTGGTTTCatagatgatgatgatgcggaCGCGGAGGCGGATTATGAGGGCGATTGA
- a CDS encoding uncharacterized protein (BUSCO:EOG09264S3E) yields MPAYHSVFLDEPNQQLIGNFALLPLRTRTRGPAQQLPGLPAGTSDLDIEASHESYDPLDEVLALFRANTFFRNFEIKGPADRVLIYGILYVSEALSKIKPGQTRREAEKSVMNTALETQFAIPGDAGFPLNQMFEPPRDRNEAEVLRQYIMQMRQELAVRLLNRVYPDPNGPPSKWWLSFQKRKFMGKQL; encoded by the exons ATGCCTGCTTACCACTCCGTCTTCCTGGACGAGCCCAATCAGCAGCTCATAGGCAACTTCGCATTGCTTCCACTCCGAACACGCACACGCGGACCTGCACAGCAACTTCCAGGCCTACCAGCCGGAACAAGCGATCTGGACATCGAGGCTTCGCACGAGTCCTACGACCCTCTCGATGAAGTGCTCGCACTGTTCCGCGCAAACACCTTCTTCCGCAACTTCGAGATCAAGGGCCCTGCGGACCGCGTACTCATCTATGGCATCCTCTACGTCTCAGAAGCACTTTCAAAAATCAAGCCAGGGCAAACAAGGCGggaagcagagaagagcGTCATGAACACCGCTCTGGAGACACAATTTGCGATTCCGGGCGATGCGGGTTTCCCGCTCAATCAGATGTTTGAGCCACCGAGGGATAGAAATGAGGCCGAGGTATTGAGGCAATACATTATGCAGATGCGGCAAGAGTTGGCTGTGAGGTTGCTGAACCGCGTATACCCTGACCCGAATGGGCCGCCGAGTAAG TGGTGGCTTAGCTtccagaagaggaagttCATGGGCAAGCAACTATGA
- a CDS encoding uncharacterized protein (BUSCO:EOG09265C25), giving the protein MVLFSSAAPGKKAAPKAAPRRRPQPTQAAPSAQPPPSPAQLPTNAQPTPPPTQPTVPEETSTALEVSGAKDAHAPAPDTSRAAEVEQARPESAQEVAVQPPAPVVEKAPTPTPISQHLSTPAPTPVGETTARSTSQTQVQSVSPLAETGAQPAEASRVARDVETTSDTAIAGAQQRFEDYYVSQESAATVQAAPAAPLNAPKTKKVVRVTSPVQEPDAESAPIPKPKPASKRKAKGAASSAPDGPRPAKRTRRAAPANATTTPDAKIEQPSATPTAEPAHEGEVNVPVEDEAATPRRRQPSRKAARTKRKSNVKSVETIVNSDDENEGAGDDAVPTADEREESDAEVDEAQARRKRQKRVKVDAKPSKPRRRKRKVPRPPAEGGEEDQQEEDEGSDPELHEIDPNAVSMWDLSRDAYHGKMSERGKALEAIDWEEEKAKRRAAAELIASGGQQAAADTTTNGTADGVVQSTEGPNGVVEGSAEQGEQTETAVPAEDETNDQANADEQPTAADEDPEDTDNVGFMMDEDGNIVVDPKTMVVDRQAEAVAAAAADRPVEEINDLTTFNNRTTWINENRREPTDRVPLWKWKSDPWTEEETDEFYDALRMFGTDFLIISKMFPPKTRRMIKAKFTREEKLDPERINRALNGQETRKLDLEYYAQKTSREVSIFTKYNGLEDAQEKINMETSERHAELATAAAQEEQREAEKRLQESLQKSKQGKKTRKSKKSKMGGMGGFGGGGGPEDED; this is encoded by the coding sequence ATGGTGCTGTTCTCGTCTGCTGCGCCTGGCAAAAAGGCCGCGCCCAAGGCAGCACCGCGACGCAGGCCCCAGCCGACACAGGCCGCACCATCAGCCCAACCGCCGCCCAGTCCAGCACAACTTCCAACCAACGCGCAACCGACGCCACCGCCGACCCAGCCTACTGTCCCAGAGGAGACCTCGACGGCCCTCGAAGTGTCAGGCGCGAAGGACGCTCATGCGCCAGCTCCAGATACTAGTCGCGCGGCCGAAGTCGAGCAGGCACGTCCTGAGTCTGCTCAGGAAGTGGCAGTCCAACCGCCTGCACCTGTTGTAGAGAAAGCACCCACTCCTACGCCGATATCTCAGCACTTGTCGACCCCTGCTCCCACGCCCGTTGGCGAAACAACCGCACGATCGACTTCGCAGACTCAGGTGCAATCTGTGTCCCCGCTAGCGGAAACTGGGGCACAGCCTGCCGAAGCATCGCGGGTCGCGCGGGATGTAGAGACGACCTCCGACACAGCAATTGCAGGCGCGCAACAACGGTTTGAAGACTACTATGTCTCTCAGGAATCTGCTGCCACGGTCCAAGCAGCACCTGCAGCACCCTTGAACGCGCCGAAAACGAAGAAAGTGGTACGCGTGACGAGCCCGGTGCAGGAACCAGACGCTGAATCTGCCCCAATCCCAAAGCCTAAACCTGCATCGAAACGAAAGGCAAAAGGTGCAGCATCGAGTGCTCCTGATGGGCCACGACCCGCAAAGCGCACGAGACGTGCTGCCCCAGCTAATGCGACAACAACGCCCGATGCGAAGATCGAGCAGCCAAGCGCAACACCCACTGCCGAACCAGCTCATGAAGGTGAGGTCAACGTACCggttgaagatgaagcagcGACACCTCGGCGAAGACAGCCATCTCGAAAAGCGGCGCGAACCAAGCGGAAATCAAACGTCAAAAGCGTCGAGACGATCGTCAATTCCGATGACGAGAACGAGGGGGCAGGTGATGATGCAGTGCCGACTGCGGATGAGCGCGAAGAGTCAGATGCAGAAGTGGATGAGGCCCAAGCAAGACGCAAGAGACAAAAGAGGGTGAAGGTTGACGCAAAGCCTAGCAAGCCTAGAAGACGCAAGCGCAAGGTTCCTCGACCCCCGGctgaaggcggagaagaagatcagcaggaagaagacgagggaTCTGATCCAGAGCTTCATGAAATCGACCCAAATGCGGTGTCGATGTGGGATCTCAGTCGTGATGCATACCACGGGAAAATGTCAGAACGTGGCAAAGCGTTGGAAGCCATCGattgggaggaggagaaggcgaaaCGACGTGCCGCAGCAGAACTGATCGCAAGTGGAGGGCAACAGGCAGCCGCAGACACCACGACGAATGGCACAGCGGATGGCGTTGTACAGTCCACTGAAGGCCCAAATGGCGTGGTTGAAGGATCAGCAGAGCAAGGCGAACAAACGGAAACAGCCGTCCCCGCCGAGGATGAAACAAATGATCAAGCGAACGCTGACGAACAGCCGACTGCCGCAGATGAGGATCCCGAGGACACCGACAATGTCGGTTTTATGATGGACGAGGATGGCAACATTGTTGTGGATCCCAAGACCATGGTGGTCGATCGACAGGCAGAAgccgtggcagcagcagctgccgatCGACCAGTAGAGGAAATCAACGATCTTACAACGTTCAACAATCGAACGACCTGGATCAATGAGAACCGCCGAGAACCCACAGATCGAGTACCTTTGTGGAAATGGAAGAGCGACCCGTGGACGGAAGAGGAGACCGACGAGTTTTATGATGCTCTGCGGATGTTTGGTACTGATTTCCTCATTATCAGCAAGATGTTTCCTCCAAAGACGCGACGTATGATCAAGGCCAAGTTCACGCGTGAAGAAAAGCTTGATCCCGAACGAATCAACAGAGCTTTGAATGGTCAAGAGACGCGAAAGCTGGACTTGGAGTACTATGCCCAGAAAACCTCACGAGAAGTCTCCATATTCACCAAGTACAACGGGCTTGAGGATGCTCAAGAGAAAATCAACATGGAGACTTCGGAACGCCATGCCGAGCTTGCCACGGCGGCTGCACAAGAAGAACAGCGCGAAGCCGAGAAACGTCTACAAGAGTCGCTGCAGAAATCAAAACAAGGCAAAAAGACCCGCAAGTCTAAGAAGTCTAAGATGGGCGGCATGGGTGgcttcggcggcggtggtggaccTGAGGATGAAGACTAA
- the URC1 gene encoding Putative GTP cyclohydrolase: MTAIPSDLSDKLDIILNKLTALEHGQTDLRQNHNSLGSTVESINGRVNALAGVKQAQDGIAHDARYPSPRLGPTSPKLIPRSQQKRDSIGGGEDRTKDPNGTPADQLSSSPGPRRTSLTTSKIILTSYPGQAGVDPLPMEWGSRDPAKRGPVVVSRNPSTIRKRNAIGAHGGSYSIYYALAVASKQMDTEHKPDFTNTEPAATIGPFPTWYDPQKIVAMDPWGHLAPWLYNHYIKDDNVEIRPTIAVTKAHMILPELEESVRKGRLVPDGKICLNASGELSVTKFAVEPVWYLPGVAERFGIDEGTLRRSLFEHTGGSYPELITRNDIKLFLPPIGGLTVYCFGDPKKMSDPNVKLALRVHDECNGSDVFGSDICTCRPYLIFGIEEAVKEAQQGGSGVVIYFRKEGRALGEVTKYLVYNARKRGSDKASEYFKRTENIAGVKDMRFQALMPDILHWLGITKIDRMLSMSNMKHDAIVEQGIPIHERVPIPDEMIPEDSRVEIDAKIHAGYFTTGKIMTVEELENVKGRAWEDVDH, encoded by the exons ATGACAGCTATACCATCAGATCTGTCCGACAAACTGGACATCATCCTGAACAAGCTCACGGCATTAGAACATGGGCAGACAGACCTGCGGCAAAACCACAACTCCTTGGGCTCCACTGTAGAGTCTATCAACGGCCGTGTGAACGCCTTAGCCGGCGTCAAGCAAGCACAGGATGGCATCGCACATGATGCTCGGTATCCAAGCCCTCGCTTAGGTCCAACAAGTCCAAAGCTCATTCCTCGAAGCCAGCAGAAGCGAGACAGCATCGGAGGAGGGGAAGATCGCACAAAGGATCCCAACGGCACTCCTGCAGATCAATTATCGTCGTCTCCAGGCCCTCGAAGAACGAGCTTAACGACGTCCAAAATCATTCTCACCTCGTATCCCGGCCAAGCTGGCGTTGATCCATTGCCGATGGAATGGGGTTCACGAGACCCTGCAAAACGTGGTCCAGTAGTAGTCTCACGCAATCCTTCTACTATCCGGAAACGTAATGCTATTGGAGCTCATGGAGGTTCATACAGCATCTACTATGCGCTTGCAGTTGCAAGTAAACAAATGGATACAGAGCACAAACCAGACTTCACCAATACTGAGCCAGCTGCAACGATCGGTCCGTTCCCGACCTGGTATGACCCCCAAAAAATCGTGGCAATGGATCCCTGGGGACATCTTGCTCCATGGCTCTACAACCATTACATCAAAGACGACAATGTCGAGATCCGGCCCACAATCGCAGTAACAAAAGCGCACATGATCCTACCCGAGCTTGAAGAAAGTGTTCGCAAAGGCCGCCTCGTACCAGATGGAAAGATCTGCCTGAATGCCTCTGGCGAGCTCAGCGTGACAAAGTTCGCCGTGGAGCCGGTCTGGTACCTCCCAGGCGTGGCAGAGCGCTTCGGTATCGACGAGGGCACGCTCCGCAGGTCCCTGTTTGAGCACACTGGTGGAAGCTACCCTGAGCTGATTACAAGGAACGACATCAAGCTGTTTCTCCCTCCAATCGGTGGCCTGACGGTCTACTGCTTCGGTGACCCAAAGAAGATGAGCGACCCGAATGTGAAGCTTGCCCTGCGAGTCCATGACGAGTGCAATGGGTCAGACGTGTTTGGCTCAGATATTTGCACGTGTCGGCCTTATCTGATCTTCGGTATCGAGGAAGCAGTGAAGGAAGCACAGCAAGGTGGCAGCGGTGTTGTCATCTATTTCCGCAAGGAAGGTCGTGCTTTGGGTGAGGTTACGAAATACCTGGTTTACAATGCACGGAAACGTGGCTCAGACAAGGCGAGTGAGTACTTCAAGCGCACTGAGAACATCGCTGGTGTGAAGGACATGCGTTTCCAGGCGCTGATGCCGGATATTCTGCACTGGCTGGGCATTACCAAGATTGACCGCATGTTGTCGATGTCTAACATGAAGCATGACGCGATTGTGGAGCAGGGCATTCCAATTCACGAAAGAGTACCGATTCCCGATGAGATGATTCCGGAGGACAGCAGAGTAGAGATTGATGCCAAGATTCATGCCGGTTACT TCACAACAGGAAAGATCATGACAGTTGAAGAACTCGAGAACGTCAAGGGTCGAGCTTGGGAAGATGTCGAT CATTGA